The Mercurialis annua linkage group LG8, ddMerAnnu1.2, whole genome shotgun sequence genome window below encodes:
- the LOC126660121 gene encoding uncharacterized protein LOC126660121 isoform X1: MSELMKSYIAVDNEGLAVYESPSLKRKAAFHDSSDTDEEKEDKSDGDAAASEGGEDAAASEGREDAAASEGGKDYAAFEGTDEEKREMQEYLRIVAESDGFNIGKALTAHHIGGTEVLDVKDLEDARTTDCIEAVTLAIELENEVEGANLEFVEVIKANWTGFTYYWVTFTAKNKTTGKVDTYQSKIFNNLAAGEIEVDSFNLKPSGDSTVYEALDFLCSTEFVHSAGK; encoded by the exons ATGTCGGAGTTGATGAAGTCATACATTGCTGTTGATAATGAAGGCCTTGCCGTTTACGAATCACCGTCGCTGAAGCGAAAGGCTGCTTTTCACGACAGTTCTGATACTGACGAAGAGAAGGAGGACAAGAGCGATGGTGATGCTGCTGCTTCTGAAGGCGGCGAAGATGCTGCTGCGTCTGAAGGCCGCGAGGACGCTGCTGCTTCTGAAGGCGGCAAAGATTATGCTGCTTTTGAGGGCACCGATGAAGAAAAAAGGGAAATGCAGGAGTACTTGAGAATTGTGGCGGAGTCTGAT GGTTTCAATATTGGAAAAGCTCTCACTGCGCATCATATTGGTGGTACAGAGGTGCTTGATGTGAAAGATTTAGAAGATGCTCGTACCACGGACTGCATTGAGGCTGTCACTCTAGCAATTGAGCTAGAGAACGAGGTGGAG GGTGCAAATTTAGAATTTGTGGAGGTAATCAAGGCAAATTGGACAGGATTTACTTATTATTGGGTAACCTTTACAGCTAAAAACAAGACTACAGGAAAGGTGGACACTTATCAATCGAAGATCTTTAACAATTTGGCTGCTGGCGAGATTGAAGTCGATTCATTCAATCTTAAACCAAGTGGAGATAGTACAG TATATGAAGCCTTAGACTTCTTGTGCTCCACAGAATTTGTTCATTCAGCTGGCAAATAA
- the LOC126660128 gene encoding uncharacterized protein LOC126660128 produces MQEYRRILEESDGFDIGKAPTKNYIGGRAELDVKDLEDARTTDCIEAVTVAIELENEEGANLEFVDVIKANWTGFTYYWVTFTARNKTTGKVDTYQSKIYNNLADGEIEVDSFNLKPSRDSTAIQT; encoded by the exons ATGCAGGAGTATCGGAGAATTCTGGAAGAGTCTGAT GGTTTTGATATCGGAAAAGCTCCCACAAAGAATTATATTGGTGGTAGAGCCGAGCTTGATGTGAAAGATTTGGAAGATGCTCGTACCACGGACTGCATTGAGGCTGTCACTGTAGCAATTGAGCTAGAGAACGAGGAG GGTGCAAATTTGGAATTTGTGGACGTAATCAAGGCAAATTGGACAGGATTTACTTATTATTGGGTAACCTTTACAGCTAGAAACAAGACTACTGGAAAGGTGGACACTTATCAATCGAAGATCTATAACAATTTGGCTGATGGCGAGATTGAAGTCGATTCATTCAATCTTAAACCAAGTAGAGATAGTACAG CTATCCAAACTTAA
- the LOC126660121 gene encoding uncharacterized protein LOC126660121 isoform X2: protein MSELMKSYIAVDNEGLAVYESPSLKRKAAFHDSSDTDEEKEDKSDGDAAASEGGEDAAASEGREDAAASEGGKDYAAFEGTDEEKREMQEYLRIVAESDGFNIGKALTAHHIGGTEVLDVKDLEDARTTDCIEAVTLAIELENEVEGANLEFVEVIKANWTGFTYYWVTFTAKNKTTGKVDTYQSKIFNNLAAGEIEVDSFNLKPSGDSTEFVHSAGK, encoded by the exons ATGTCGGAGTTGATGAAGTCATACATTGCTGTTGATAATGAAGGCCTTGCCGTTTACGAATCACCGTCGCTGAAGCGAAAGGCTGCTTTTCACGACAGTTCTGATACTGACGAAGAGAAGGAGGACAAGAGCGATGGTGATGCTGCTGCTTCTGAAGGCGGCGAAGATGCTGCTGCGTCTGAAGGCCGCGAGGACGCTGCTGCTTCTGAAGGCGGCAAAGATTATGCTGCTTTTGAGGGCACCGATGAAGAAAAAAGGGAAATGCAGGAGTACTTGAGAATTGTGGCGGAGTCTGAT GGTTTCAATATTGGAAAAGCTCTCACTGCGCATCATATTGGTGGTACAGAGGTGCTTGATGTGAAAGATTTAGAAGATGCTCGTACCACGGACTGCATTGAGGCTGTCACTCTAGCAATTGAGCTAGAGAACGAGGTGGAG GGTGCAAATTTAGAATTTGTGGAGGTAATCAAGGCAAATTGGACAGGATTTACTTATTATTGGGTAACCTTTACAGCTAAAAACAAGACTACAGGAAAGGTGGACACTTATCAATCGAAGATCTTTAACAATTTGGCTGCTGGCGAGATTGAAGTCGATTCATTCAATCTTAAACCAAGTGGAGATAGTACAG AATTTGTTCATTCAGCTGGCAAATAA
- the LOC126660121 gene encoding uncharacterized protein LOC126660121 isoform X3, with amino-acid sequence MSELMKSYIAVDNEGLAVYESPSLKRKAAFHDSSDTDEEKEDKSDGDAAASEGGEDAAASEGREDAAASEGGKDYAAFEGTDEEKREMQEYLRIVAESDGFNIGKALTAHHIGGTEVLDVKDLEDARTTDCIEAVTLAIELENEVEGANLEFVEVIKANWTGFTYYWVTFTAKNKTTGKVDTYQSKIFNNLAAGEIEVDSFNLKPSGDSTAIQA; translated from the exons ATGTCGGAGTTGATGAAGTCATACATTGCTGTTGATAATGAAGGCCTTGCCGTTTACGAATCACCGTCGCTGAAGCGAAAGGCTGCTTTTCACGACAGTTCTGATACTGACGAAGAGAAGGAGGACAAGAGCGATGGTGATGCTGCTGCTTCTGAAGGCGGCGAAGATGCTGCTGCGTCTGAAGGCCGCGAGGACGCTGCTGCTTCTGAAGGCGGCAAAGATTATGCTGCTTTTGAGGGCACCGATGAAGAAAAAAGGGAAATGCAGGAGTACTTGAGAATTGTGGCGGAGTCTGAT GGTTTCAATATTGGAAAAGCTCTCACTGCGCATCATATTGGTGGTACAGAGGTGCTTGATGTGAAAGATTTAGAAGATGCTCGTACCACGGACTGCATTGAGGCTGTCACTCTAGCAATTGAGCTAGAGAACGAGGTGGAG GGTGCAAATTTAGAATTTGTGGAGGTAATCAAGGCAAATTGGACAGGATTTACTTATTATTGGGTAACCTTTACAGCTAAAAACAAGACTACAGGAAAGGTGGACACTTATCAATCGAAGATCTTTAACAATTTGGCTGCTGGCGAGATTGAAGTCGATTCATTCAATCTTAAACCAAGTGGAGATAGTACAG CTATCCAAGCTTAA
- the LOC126660119 gene encoding uncharacterized protein LOC126660119 isoform X2: MANIVSELNIDADHERLKRKADFDDEEKKDSESSGEADASDDDASDDDASEDDTDSEGGEDAAASEGGEAAAAKAAAKAAAKAAAAKSAEAYFAGFENEEERNKMREYCRILEESDGFDLGKDPPTNHIGGRNEIDVKNFNDALLTECIDALIVVIKHRNEEKGENLEFVEVTKANFTGCIHYWVTFIARNKTTEKLDTYQSQMFYNVSTGMVRVELFRLKPSGDSTAIQA, encoded by the exons ATGGCTAACATCGTGTCGGAGTTGAACATTGATGCTGATCATGAAAGGCTGAAGCGAAAGGCTGATTTTGATGACGAGGAGAAGAAGGATTCTGAAAGCAGCGGAGAGGCAGATGCTTCTGATGATGATGCTTCTGATGATGATGCTAGCGAAGACGATACTGATTCTGAAGGCGGTGAAGATGCTGCTGCTTCTGAAGGCGGTGAAGCTGCTGCCGCTAAAGCTGCCGCTAAAGCTGCCGCTAAAGCTGCTGCTGCTAAATCTGCCGAAGCTTATTTTGCTGGTTTTGAAAACGAGgaagaaagaaataaaatgcGGGAGTATTGCAGAATTCTGGAGGAGTCTGAT GGTTTTGATCTCGGAAAGGATCCCCCTACGAATCATATTGGTGGTAGAAACGAAATTGATGTGAAGAATTTCAATGATGCTCTTCTTACGGAATGCATTGACGCTCTCATTGTTGTAATTAAGCATCGCAACGAGGAGAAG GGTGAAAATTTGGAATTTGTGGAGGTGACTAAGGCAAATTTTACAGGATGCATTCATTATTGGGTAACCTTTATAGCTAGAAACAAGACTACAGAAAAGCTGGACACTTATCAATCACAGATGTTTTACAATGTGTCTACTGGCATGGTTCGAGTCGAATTGTTCAGGCTTAAACCAAGTGGAGATAGTACAG CTATCCAAGCTTAA